The following proteins come from a genomic window of Paramisgurnus dabryanus chromosome 19, PD_genome_1.1, whole genome shotgun sequence:
- the pum1 gene encoding pumilio homolog 1 isoform X3 gives MSVACVLKRKAVLWQDSFSPHLRLPPPDRPIPSMPVVLSAAGHTPQPGPSPQAPPPTQGAGRSQDDAMVDYFFQRQHGDQPGYNNCKHRWPTGDNMHADNQVRSMDELNHDFQALALEGRAMGEQLLTGKKFWETDESGKDGPKGIFLDQWRDSAWGTSVSQPIMVQRRPGQGFHGVGEAGSVLSPRSESGGLGVSMVEYVLSSSPAEKMDSCLRKGAFGPRDSEADDPEKRVEPKPKTTFDPERKELKETEPDVLDNPNGLPNQNGLDVDIKDFGRNPGNCPPLGAEVELGGPELAGVVGPKPAEEFSNVETQNVTLDPMESVSMETLQFDYTGGQLPLDSTAATVGLFDYNSPQQLFQRNSALAVQQLTAAQQQQQYALAAAQQQHIGLAQAAFVPNPYIISAAPPGTDPYAAGLAAAATLGPAVMPPPYYGVTPWGVYPANLFQQQAATPSNSANQQSAAQNQQNQQQVMRAGGNQRPLTPSQGQQGQQTEQLVAAAAVNSALAFGQGLAAGVPGYPMLAPAAYYDPTGALVVNTGGRGGPVRLMAPASVIISPSAVAAAAASAGGANAGLGGGASGAFRALSSQQGPGQQGSGALGGSSFYGSGSPNSSSQSSSLFSQGSAQPGSTSLGFNGNPSSSLGATLGATLGGFGTAVPNSSSSGSRRDSLTGSSDLYKRTPSSLTPIGHGGFYNGLSFSSSPGPVGMPLPNQGPSHSLTPPPSLSTHGSSSSLNLGGLTNGSGRFISAAPGAEAKYRNATTGSSLFSPSSQLFPSSRLRYGMSDVMPSGRSRLLEDFRNNRYPNLQLREIAGHVMEFSQDQHGSRFIQLKLERASPAERQLVFNEILQAAYQLMVDVFGNYVIQKFFEFGSLDQKLALAERIRGHVLSLALQMYGCRVIQKALEFIPSDQQVINEMVRELDGHVLKCVKDQNGNHVVQKCIECVQPHALQFIIDAFKGQVFALSTHPYGCRVIQRILEHCLPEQTLPILEEIHQHTEQLVQDQYGNYVIQHVLEHGRAEDKSKIVSEIRGNVLGLSQHKFASNVVEKCVTHSLRAERAMLIDEVCSMADGPHSALYTMMKDQYANYVVQKMIDVAEPTQRKIVMHKIRPHIATLRKYTYGKHILAKLEKYYMKNGVDLGPLCAPPNGIL, from the exons ATGAGCGTAGCGTGTGTGTTGAAGAGGAAAGCTGTGCTCTGGCAGGATTCGTTCAGCCCCCACCTGAGACTGCCTCCCCCTGACAGGCCAATACCTAGCATGCCTGTGGTGCTGAGTGCTGCGGGCCACACCCCCCAACCTGGCCCTTCTCCGCAGGCTCCTCCCCCTACACAGGGAGCCGGCCGCTCTCAAGATGATGCCATGGTGGACTACTTTTTCCAACGACAGCATGGTGACCAGCCCGGCTACAACAATTGCAAACACCGCTGGCCGACCGGTGACAACATGCATGCGGACAACCAG GTACGATCGATGGATGAGCTCAACCATGATTTCCAGGCACTTGCGCTGGAAGGCCGAGCAATGGGAGAG CAGCTCCTTACCGGGAAGAAGTTTTGGGAAACGGATGAATCAGGGAAAGACGGACCAAAAGGGATCTTTCTGGACCAGTGGAGGGATAGTGCTTGGGGAACCTCTG TTTCCCAGCCAATCATGGTGCAGCGTCGACCGGGTCAAGGCTTCCACGGTGTCGGAGAGGCTGGATCCGTACTGTCTCCACGATCCGAGAGCGGTGGATTAGGAGTTTCTATGGTGGAATATGTTTTAAGCTCATCACCTGCTGAGAAAATGGATTCTTGTCTACGCAAAGGAGCCTTC GGTCCAAGAGATTCTGAAGCTGATGACCCTGAGAAAAGGGTGGAACCAAAACCCAAAACAACATTTGACCCTGAGAGGAAGGAACTAAAGGAGACAGAGCCGGATGTTTTGGATAACCCAAACGGACTGCCCAATCAGAACGGACTCGATGTGGACATCAAGGATTTCGG TCGTAATCCTGGTAACTGCCCTCCGCTTGGTGCAGAGGTGGAGTTGGGTGGACCAGAACTGGCTGGTGTTGTCGGCCCAAAACCAGCAGAGGAGTTCTCAAATGTTGAAACCCagaatgtgaccctggaccccATGGAATCCGTTTCCATGGAGACTTTGCAGTTTGATTACACTGGAGGCCAGCTGCCTCTTGACTCCACAGCTGCTACTGTTGGCCTGTTTGACTACAATTCTCCTCAGCAG CTGTTTCAGAGAAACAGCGCTCTGGCAGTGCAGCAGCTCACCGCAGCCCAACAGCAGCAGCAGTACGCTCTCGCCGCAGCTCAACAACAACACATCG GTTTGGCCCAGGCTGCATTTGTACCAAACCCTTATATTATCAGTGCGGCTCCACCCGGCACCGACCCGTACGCTGCTGGACTCGCCGCTGCTGCCACACTTG GTCCAGCCGTGATGCCCCCTCCATACTATGGTGTGACTCCATGGGGTGTGTACCCTGCCAATCTGTTCCAGCAGCAGGCCGCCACCCCATCCAACTCTGCCAACCAGCAGTCAGCTGCACAGAATCAGCAGAACCAACAGCAA GTGATGCGTGCAGGTGGTAATCAAAGACCATTGACTCCTAGCCAGGGACAACAGGGTCAGCAGACAGAGCAGCTTGTAGCTGCAGCAGCTGTGAACTCAGCGTTAGCTTTCGGGCAGGGTCTTGCAGCTGGGGTACCTG GCTACCCAATGTTGGCCCCAGCTGCGTATTATGACCCGACAGGAGCTCTTGTGGTAAATACAGGGGGTCGTGGTGGCCCAGTTCGACTTATGGCCCCAGCATCAGTTATCATCAGCCCATCAGCAG TTGCGGCCGCTGCTGCCTCTGCAGGTGGGGCTAATGCAGGTCTTGGAGGTGGAGCTAGCGGGGCTTTTCGTGCATTGAGTTCTCAGCAAGGGCCTGGACAGCAAGGAAGTGGTGCTTTGGGCGGGAGCTCTTTTTATGGGAGTGGCTCCCCAAACTCATCCTCACAAAGCTCTTCACTGTTTTCACAAGGCTCTGCCCAGCCAGGTAGCACTTCACTTGGATTCAATGGCAATCCCTCTTCTTCTCTGGGAGCCACGCTTGGAGCGACACTCGGAGGTTTCGGCACAGCAG TGCCTAATTCCAGTTCTAGCGGGTCACGTCGAGATTCTCTGACAGGAAGTTCTGATCTGTACAAGCGCACACCCAGTAGCCTCACCCCTATTGGCCATGGGGGGTTTTACAATGGCCTTAGCTTTAGCTCTTCCCCTGGCCCTGTTGGCATGCCACTTCCTAACCAAGGCCCCTCCCACTCTCTTACCCCGCCTCCTTCGCTCTCAACACATGGATCTTCAAGCAGTCTGAACCTTG GTGGTCTGACCAATGGCAGTGGGCGTTTCATTTCAGCAGCTCCAGGAGCAGAGGCGAAGTACCGCAATGCCACCACAGGCTCGTCTCTCTTCAGTCCCAGCAGCCAGCTCTTCCCATCGTCGCGGCTACGCTACGGAATGTCCGATGTGATGCCATCGGGGCGCAGCCGTCTGCTTGAGGACTTCAGAAACAACCGCTACCCCAACCTGCAGCTTCGAGAGATTGCAGGACACGTCATGGAGTTCTCTCAGGACCAGCATGGCTCCAG GTTCATCCAGCTGAAATTAGAGAGAGCAAGTCCTGCAGAGCGTCAGTTGGTCTTTAATGAGATTTTACAGGCAGCCTACCAGCTCATGGTCGATGTGTTTGGAAATTATGTCATCCAGAAGTTCTTTGAA TTTGGCAGTCTTGATCAAAAGTTGGCGCTGGCTGAGAGGATCCGGGGCCATGTTTTATCTCTGGCCTTGCAGATGTATGGCTGCAGAGTGATCCAGAAAGCTTTGGAGTTCATCCCATCGGACCAACAAGTcatt aATGAGATGGTTCGGGAGCTTGATGGGCACGTGTTAAAGTGTGTGAAAGATCAAAATGGCAACCATGTGGTGCAGAAGTGTATTGAATGTGTTCAGCCTCACGCTCTTCAGTTCATTATTGATGCCTTCAAAGGGCAG GTGTTCGCCCTCTCCACACACCCATATGGTTGTCGGGTGATCCAGCGTATTCTGGAGCACTGCTTGCCTGAGCAGACCTTACCTATACTGGAGGAGATACATCAACACACTGAGCAGCTGGTCCAG GATCAGTATGGGAATTATGTAATTCAGCATGTGTTGGAGCACGGCCGCGCAGAAGACAAGAGCAAGATCGTCTCGGAAATTCGAGGAAACGTTTTGGGGCTCAGCCAGCATAAGTTTGCCAG TAATGTGGTGGAAAAGTGTGTGACCCACTCGTTGCGTGCGGAGCGAGCGATGCTGATTGATGAGGTGTGCAGTATGGCGGACGGGCCCCACAGTGCCTTATACACCATGATGAAGGACCAGTACGCCAACTACGTTGTGCAGAAAATGATTGATGTTGCTGAGCCTACACAACGCAAGATTGTAATGCACAAG ATCCGGCCCCACATCGCAACGCTGAGAAAATACACGTATGGAAAGCACATTTTGGCCAAACTAGAAAAGTACTACATGAAGAACGGCGTTGACCTCGGCCCGCTCTGCGCTCCCCCTAATGGCATCTTGTAA
- the pum1 gene encoding pumilio homolog 1 isoform X4: MSVACVLKRKAVLWQDSFSPHLRLPPPDRPIPSMPVVLSAAGHTPQPGPSPQAPPPTQGAGRSQDDAMVDYFFQRQHGDQPGYNNCKHRWPTGDNMHADNQVRSMDELNHDFQALALEGRAMGELLTGKKFWETDESGKDGPKGIFLDQWRDSAWGTSVSQPIMVQRRPGQGFHGVGEAGSVLSPRSESGGLGVSMVEYVLSSSPAEKMDSCLRKGAFGPRDSEADDPEKRVEPKPKTTFDPERKELKETEPDVLDNPNGLPNQNGLDVDIKDFGRNPGNCPPLGAEVELGGPELAGVVGPKPAEEFSNVETQNVTLDPMESVSMETLQFDYTGGQLPLDSTAATVGLFDYNSPQQLFQRNSALAVQQLTAAQQQQQYALAAAQQQHIGLAQAAFVPNPYIISAAPPGTDPYAAGLAAAATLGPAVMPPPYYGVTPWGVYPANLFQQQAATPSNSANQQSAAQNQQNQQQVMRAGGNQRPLTPSQGQQGQQTEQLVAAAAVNSALAFGQGLAAGVPGYPMLAPAAYYDPTGALVVNTGGRGGPVRLMAPASVIISPSAVAAAAASAGGANAGLGGGASGAFRALSSQQGPGQQGSGALGGSSFYGSGSPNSSSQSSSLFSQGSAQPGSTSLGFNGNPSSSLGATLGATLGGFGTAVPNSSSSGSRRDSLTGSSDLYKRTPSSLTPIGHGGFYNGLSFSSSPGPVGMPLPNQGPSHSLTPPPSLSTHGSSSSLNLGGLTNGSGRFISAAPGAEAKYRNATTGSSLFSPSSQLFPSSRLRYGMSDVMPSGRSRLLEDFRNNRYPNLQLREIAGHVMEFSQDQHGSRFIQLKLERASPAERQLVFNEILQAAYQLMVDVFGNYVIQKFFEFGSLDQKLALAERIRGHVLSLALQMYGCRVIQKALEFIPSDQQVINEMVRELDGHVLKCVKDQNGNHVVQKCIECVQPHALQFIIDAFKGQVFALSTHPYGCRVIQRILEHCLPEQTLPILEEIHQHTEQLVQDQYGNYVIQHVLEHGRAEDKSKIVSEIRGNVLGLSQHKFASNVVEKCVTHSLRAERAMLIDEVCSMADGPHSALYTMMKDQYANYVVQKMIDVAEPTQRKIVMHKIRPHIATLRKYTYGKHILAKLEKYYMKNGVDLGPLCAPPNGIL, from the exons ATGAGCGTAGCGTGTGTGTTGAAGAGGAAAGCTGTGCTCTGGCAGGATTCGTTCAGCCCCCACCTGAGACTGCCTCCCCCTGACAGGCCAATACCTAGCATGCCTGTGGTGCTGAGTGCTGCGGGCCACACCCCCCAACCTGGCCCTTCTCCGCAGGCTCCTCCCCCTACACAGGGAGCCGGCCGCTCTCAAGATGATGCCATGGTGGACTACTTTTTCCAACGACAGCATGGTGACCAGCCCGGCTACAACAATTGCAAACACCGCTGGCCGACCGGTGACAACATGCATGCGGACAACCAG GTACGATCGATGGATGAGCTCAACCATGATTTCCAGGCACTTGCGCTGGAAGGCCGAGCAATGGGAGAG CTCCTTACCGGGAAGAAGTTTTGGGAAACGGATGAATCAGGGAAAGACGGACCAAAAGGGATCTTTCTGGACCAGTGGAGGGATAGTGCTTGGGGAACCTCTG TTTCCCAGCCAATCATGGTGCAGCGTCGACCGGGTCAAGGCTTCCACGGTGTCGGAGAGGCTGGATCCGTACTGTCTCCACGATCCGAGAGCGGTGGATTAGGAGTTTCTATGGTGGAATATGTTTTAAGCTCATCACCTGCTGAGAAAATGGATTCTTGTCTACGCAAAGGAGCCTTC GGTCCAAGAGATTCTGAAGCTGATGACCCTGAGAAAAGGGTGGAACCAAAACCCAAAACAACATTTGACCCTGAGAGGAAGGAACTAAAGGAGACAGAGCCGGATGTTTTGGATAACCCAAACGGACTGCCCAATCAGAACGGACTCGATGTGGACATCAAGGATTTCGG TCGTAATCCTGGTAACTGCCCTCCGCTTGGTGCAGAGGTGGAGTTGGGTGGACCAGAACTGGCTGGTGTTGTCGGCCCAAAACCAGCAGAGGAGTTCTCAAATGTTGAAACCCagaatgtgaccctggaccccATGGAATCCGTTTCCATGGAGACTTTGCAGTTTGATTACACTGGAGGCCAGCTGCCTCTTGACTCCACAGCTGCTACTGTTGGCCTGTTTGACTACAATTCTCCTCAGCAG CTGTTTCAGAGAAACAGCGCTCTGGCAGTGCAGCAGCTCACCGCAGCCCAACAGCAGCAGCAGTACGCTCTCGCCGCAGCTCAACAACAACACATCG GTTTGGCCCAGGCTGCATTTGTACCAAACCCTTATATTATCAGTGCGGCTCCACCCGGCACCGACCCGTACGCTGCTGGACTCGCCGCTGCTGCCACACTTG GTCCAGCCGTGATGCCCCCTCCATACTATGGTGTGACTCCATGGGGTGTGTACCCTGCCAATCTGTTCCAGCAGCAGGCCGCCACCCCATCCAACTCTGCCAACCAGCAGTCAGCTGCACAGAATCAGCAGAACCAACAGCAA GTGATGCGTGCAGGTGGTAATCAAAGACCATTGACTCCTAGCCAGGGACAACAGGGTCAGCAGACAGAGCAGCTTGTAGCTGCAGCAGCTGTGAACTCAGCGTTAGCTTTCGGGCAGGGTCTTGCAGCTGGGGTACCTG GCTACCCAATGTTGGCCCCAGCTGCGTATTATGACCCGACAGGAGCTCTTGTGGTAAATACAGGGGGTCGTGGTGGCCCAGTTCGACTTATGGCCCCAGCATCAGTTATCATCAGCCCATCAGCAG TTGCGGCCGCTGCTGCCTCTGCAGGTGGGGCTAATGCAGGTCTTGGAGGTGGAGCTAGCGGGGCTTTTCGTGCATTGAGTTCTCAGCAAGGGCCTGGACAGCAAGGAAGTGGTGCTTTGGGCGGGAGCTCTTTTTATGGGAGTGGCTCCCCAAACTCATCCTCACAAAGCTCTTCACTGTTTTCACAAGGCTCTGCCCAGCCAGGTAGCACTTCACTTGGATTCAATGGCAATCCCTCTTCTTCTCTGGGAGCCACGCTTGGAGCGACACTCGGAGGTTTCGGCACAGCAG TGCCTAATTCCAGTTCTAGCGGGTCACGTCGAGATTCTCTGACAGGAAGTTCTGATCTGTACAAGCGCACACCCAGTAGCCTCACCCCTATTGGCCATGGGGGGTTTTACAATGGCCTTAGCTTTAGCTCTTCCCCTGGCCCTGTTGGCATGCCACTTCCTAACCAAGGCCCCTCCCACTCTCTTACCCCGCCTCCTTCGCTCTCAACACATGGATCTTCAAGCAGTCTGAACCTTG GTGGTCTGACCAATGGCAGTGGGCGTTTCATTTCAGCAGCTCCAGGAGCAGAGGCGAAGTACCGCAATGCCACCACAGGCTCGTCTCTCTTCAGTCCCAGCAGCCAGCTCTTCCCATCGTCGCGGCTACGCTACGGAATGTCCGATGTGATGCCATCGGGGCGCAGCCGTCTGCTTGAGGACTTCAGAAACAACCGCTACCCCAACCTGCAGCTTCGAGAGATTGCAGGACACGTCATGGAGTTCTCTCAGGACCAGCATGGCTCCAG GTTCATCCAGCTGAAATTAGAGAGAGCAAGTCCTGCAGAGCGTCAGTTGGTCTTTAATGAGATTTTACAGGCAGCCTACCAGCTCATGGTCGATGTGTTTGGAAATTATGTCATCCAGAAGTTCTTTGAA TTTGGCAGTCTTGATCAAAAGTTGGCGCTGGCTGAGAGGATCCGGGGCCATGTTTTATCTCTGGCCTTGCAGATGTATGGCTGCAGAGTGATCCAGAAAGCTTTGGAGTTCATCCCATCGGACCAACAAGTcatt aATGAGATGGTTCGGGAGCTTGATGGGCACGTGTTAAAGTGTGTGAAAGATCAAAATGGCAACCATGTGGTGCAGAAGTGTATTGAATGTGTTCAGCCTCACGCTCTTCAGTTCATTATTGATGCCTTCAAAGGGCAG GTGTTCGCCCTCTCCACACACCCATATGGTTGTCGGGTGATCCAGCGTATTCTGGAGCACTGCTTGCCTGAGCAGACCTTACCTATACTGGAGGAGATACATCAACACACTGAGCAGCTGGTCCAG GATCAGTATGGGAATTATGTAATTCAGCATGTGTTGGAGCACGGCCGCGCAGAAGACAAGAGCAAGATCGTCTCGGAAATTCGAGGAAACGTTTTGGGGCTCAGCCAGCATAAGTTTGCCAG TAATGTGGTGGAAAAGTGTGTGACCCACTCGTTGCGTGCGGAGCGAGCGATGCTGATTGATGAGGTGTGCAGTATGGCGGACGGGCCCCACAGTGCCTTATACACCATGATGAAGGACCAGTACGCCAACTACGTTGTGCAGAAAATGATTGATGTTGCTGAGCCTACACAACGCAAGATTGTAATGCACAAG ATCCGGCCCCACATCGCAACGCTGAGAAAATACACGTATGGAAAGCACATTTTGGCCAAACTAGAAAAGTACTACATGAAGAACGGCGTTGACCTCGGCCCGCTCTGCGCTCCCCCTAATGGCATCTTGTAA
- the pum1 gene encoding pumilio homolog 1 isoform X1, with product MSVACVLKRKAVLWQDSFSPHLRLPPPDRPIPSMPVVLSAAGHTPQPGPSPQAPPPTQGAGRSQDDAMVDYFFQRQHGDQPGYNNCKHRWPTGDNMHADNQVRSMDELNHDFQALALEGRAMGEQLLTGKKFWETDESGKDGPKGIFLDQWRDSAWGTSDHSVSQPIMVQRRPGQGFHGVGEAGSVLSPRSESGGLGVSMVEYVLSSSPAEKMDSCLRKGAFGPRDSEADDPEKRVEPKPKTTFDPERKELKETEPDVLDNPNGLPNQNGLDVDIKDFGRNPGNCPPLGAEVELGGPELAGVVGPKPAEEFSNVETQNVTLDPMESVSMETLQFDYTGGQLPLDSTAATVGLFDYNSPQQLFQRNSALAVQQLTAAQQQQQYALAAAQQQHIGLAQAAFVPNPYIISAAPPGTDPYAAGLAAAATLGPAVMPPPYYGVTPWGVYPANLFQQQAATPSNSANQQSAAQNQQNQQQVMRAGGNQRPLTPSQGQQGQQTEQLVAAAAVNSALAFGQGLAAGVPGYPMLAPAAYYDPTGALVVNTGGRGGPVRLMAPASVIISPSAVAAAAASAGGANAGLGGGASGAFRALSSQQGPGQQGSGALGGSSFYGSGSPNSSSQSSSLFSQGSAQPGSTSLGFNGNPSSSLGATLGATLGGFGTAVPNSSSSGSRRDSLTGSSDLYKRTPSSLTPIGHGGFYNGLSFSSSPGPVGMPLPNQGPSHSLTPPPSLSTHGSSSSLNLGGLTNGSGRFISAAPGAEAKYRNATTGSSLFSPSSQLFPSSRLRYGMSDVMPSGRSRLLEDFRNNRYPNLQLREIAGHVMEFSQDQHGSRFIQLKLERASPAERQLVFNEILQAAYQLMVDVFGNYVIQKFFEFGSLDQKLALAERIRGHVLSLALQMYGCRVIQKALEFIPSDQQVINEMVRELDGHVLKCVKDQNGNHVVQKCIECVQPHALQFIIDAFKGQVFALSTHPYGCRVIQRILEHCLPEQTLPILEEIHQHTEQLVQDQYGNYVIQHVLEHGRAEDKSKIVSEIRGNVLGLSQHKFASNVVEKCVTHSLRAERAMLIDEVCSMADGPHSALYTMMKDQYANYVVQKMIDVAEPTQRKIVMHKIRPHIATLRKYTYGKHILAKLEKYYMKNGVDLGPLCAPPNGIL from the exons ATGAGCGTAGCGTGTGTGTTGAAGAGGAAAGCTGTGCTCTGGCAGGATTCGTTCAGCCCCCACCTGAGACTGCCTCCCCCTGACAGGCCAATACCTAGCATGCCTGTGGTGCTGAGTGCTGCGGGCCACACCCCCCAACCTGGCCCTTCTCCGCAGGCTCCTCCCCCTACACAGGGAGCCGGCCGCTCTCAAGATGATGCCATGGTGGACTACTTTTTCCAACGACAGCATGGTGACCAGCCCGGCTACAACAATTGCAAACACCGCTGGCCGACCGGTGACAACATGCATGCGGACAACCAG GTACGATCGATGGATGAGCTCAACCATGATTTCCAGGCACTTGCGCTGGAAGGCCGAGCAATGGGAGAG CAGCTCCTTACCGGGAAGAAGTTTTGGGAAACGGATGAATCAGGGAAAGACGGACCAAAAGGGATCTTTCTGGACCAGTGGAGGGATAGTGCTTGGGGAACCTCTG ATCATTCAGTTTCCCAGCCAATCATGGTGCAGCGTCGACCGGGTCAAGGCTTCCACGGTGTCGGAGAGGCTGGATCCGTACTGTCTCCACGATCCGAGAGCGGTGGATTAGGAGTTTCTATGGTGGAATATGTTTTAAGCTCATCACCTGCTGAGAAAATGGATTCTTGTCTACGCAAAGGAGCCTTC GGTCCAAGAGATTCTGAAGCTGATGACCCTGAGAAAAGGGTGGAACCAAAACCCAAAACAACATTTGACCCTGAGAGGAAGGAACTAAAGGAGACAGAGCCGGATGTTTTGGATAACCCAAACGGACTGCCCAATCAGAACGGACTCGATGTGGACATCAAGGATTTCGG TCGTAATCCTGGTAACTGCCCTCCGCTTGGTGCAGAGGTGGAGTTGGGTGGACCAGAACTGGCTGGTGTTGTCGGCCCAAAACCAGCAGAGGAGTTCTCAAATGTTGAAACCCagaatgtgaccctggaccccATGGAATCCGTTTCCATGGAGACTTTGCAGTTTGATTACACTGGAGGCCAGCTGCCTCTTGACTCCACAGCTGCTACTGTTGGCCTGTTTGACTACAATTCTCCTCAGCAG CTGTTTCAGAGAAACAGCGCTCTGGCAGTGCAGCAGCTCACCGCAGCCCAACAGCAGCAGCAGTACGCTCTCGCCGCAGCTCAACAACAACACATCG GTTTGGCCCAGGCTGCATTTGTACCAAACCCTTATATTATCAGTGCGGCTCCACCCGGCACCGACCCGTACGCTGCTGGACTCGCCGCTGCTGCCACACTTG GTCCAGCCGTGATGCCCCCTCCATACTATGGTGTGACTCCATGGGGTGTGTACCCTGCCAATCTGTTCCAGCAGCAGGCCGCCACCCCATCCAACTCTGCCAACCAGCAGTCAGCTGCACAGAATCAGCAGAACCAACAGCAA GTGATGCGTGCAGGTGGTAATCAAAGACCATTGACTCCTAGCCAGGGACAACAGGGTCAGCAGACAGAGCAGCTTGTAGCTGCAGCAGCTGTGAACTCAGCGTTAGCTTTCGGGCAGGGTCTTGCAGCTGGGGTACCTG GCTACCCAATGTTGGCCCCAGCTGCGTATTATGACCCGACAGGAGCTCTTGTGGTAAATACAGGGGGTCGTGGTGGCCCAGTTCGACTTATGGCCCCAGCATCAGTTATCATCAGCCCATCAGCAG TTGCGGCCGCTGCTGCCTCTGCAGGTGGGGCTAATGCAGGTCTTGGAGGTGGAGCTAGCGGGGCTTTTCGTGCATTGAGTTCTCAGCAAGGGCCTGGACAGCAAGGAAGTGGTGCTTTGGGCGGGAGCTCTTTTTATGGGAGTGGCTCCCCAAACTCATCCTCACAAAGCTCTTCACTGTTTTCACAAGGCTCTGCCCAGCCAGGTAGCACTTCACTTGGATTCAATGGCAATCCCTCTTCTTCTCTGGGAGCCACGCTTGGAGCGACACTCGGAGGTTTCGGCACAGCAG TGCCTAATTCCAGTTCTAGCGGGTCACGTCGAGATTCTCTGACAGGAAGTTCTGATCTGTACAAGCGCACACCCAGTAGCCTCACCCCTATTGGCCATGGGGGGTTTTACAATGGCCTTAGCTTTAGCTCTTCCCCTGGCCCTGTTGGCATGCCACTTCCTAACCAAGGCCCCTCCCACTCTCTTACCCCGCCTCCTTCGCTCTCAACACATGGATCTTCAAGCAGTCTGAACCTTG GTGGTCTGACCAATGGCAGTGGGCGTTTCATTTCAGCAGCTCCAGGAGCAGAGGCGAAGTACCGCAATGCCACCACAGGCTCGTCTCTCTTCAGTCCCAGCAGCCAGCTCTTCCCATCGTCGCGGCTACGCTACGGAATGTCCGATGTGATGCCATCGGGGCGCAGCCGTCTGCTTGAGGACTTCAGAAACAACCGCTACCCCAACCTGCAGCTTCGAGAGATTGCAGGACACGTCATGGAGTTCTCTCAGGACCAGCATGGCTCCAG GTTCATCCAGCTGAAATTAGAGAGAGCAAGTCCTGCAGAGCGTCAGTTGGTCTTTAATGAGATTTTACAGGCAGCCTACCAGCTCATGGTCGATGTGTTTGGAAATTATGTCATCCAGAAGTTCTTTGAA TTTGGCAGTCTTGATCAAAAGTTGGCGCTGGCTGAGAGGATCCGGGGCCATGTTTTATCTCTGGCCTTGCAGATGTATGGCTGCAGAGTGATCCAGAAAGCTTTGGAGTTCATCCCATCGGACCAACAAGTcatt aATGAGATGGTTCGGGAGCTTGATGGGCACGTGTTAAAGTGTGTGAAAGATCAAAATGGCAACCATGTGGTGCAGAAGTGTATTGAATGTGTTCAGCCTCACGCTCTTCAGTTCATTATTGATGCCTTCAAAGGGCAG GTGTTCGCCCTCTCCACACACCCATATGGTTGTCGGGTGATCCAGCGTATTCTGGAGCACTGCTTGCCTGAGCAGACCTTACCTATACTGGAGGAGATACATCAACACACTGAGCAGCTGGTCCAG GATCAGTATGGGAATTATGTAATTCAGCATGTGTTGGAGCACGGCCGCGCAGAAGACAAGAGCAAGATCGTCTCGGAAATTCGAGGAAACGTTTTGGGGCTCAGCCAGCATAAGTTTGCCAG TAATGTGGTGGAAAAGTGTGTGACCCACTCGTTGCGTGCGGAGCGAGCGATGCTGATTGATGAGGTGTGCAGTATGGCGGACGGGCCCCACAGTGCCTTATACACCATGATGAAGGACCAGTACGCCAACTACGTTGTGCAGAAAATGATTGATGTTGCTGAGCCTACACAACGCAAGATTGTAATGCACAAG ATCCGGCCCCACATCGCAACGCTGAGAAAATACACGTATGGAAAGCACATTTTGGCCAAACTAGAAAAGTACTACATGAAGAACGGCGTTGACCTCGGCCCGCTCTGCGCTCCCCCTAATGGCATCTTGTAA